From one Melopsittacus undulatus isolate bMelUnd1 chromosome 16, bMelUnd1.mat.Z, whole genome shotgun sequence genomic stretch:
- the GNAT2 gene encoding guanine nucleotide-binding protein G(t) subunit alpha-2, with translation MGSGASAEDKEMAKRSKELEKKLQEDADKEAKTVKLLLLGAGESGKSTIVKQMKIIHQDGYTPEECLEFKAIIYGNILQSILAIIRAMSTLGIDYAESSRADDGRQLFNLADSIEEGTMPPELVDCIKKLWKDGGVQACFERAAEYQLNDSAAYYLNQLDRITAPDYLPNEQDVLRSRVKTTGIIETKFSVKDLNFRMFDVGGQRSERKKWIHCFEGVTCIIFCGALSAYDMVLVEDDEVNRMHESLHLFNSICNHKFFAATSIILFLNKKDLFEEKIKKVHLSICFPEYDGPNTFEDAGNYIKTQFLDLNMRKDVKEIYSHMTCATDTQNVKFVFDAVTDVIIKENLKDCGLF, from the exons ATGGGGAGCGGGGCCAGCGCCGAGGACAAGGAGATGGCCAAGAGGTccaaggagctggagaagaagCTCCAGGAGGATGCGGATAAGGAGGCCAAGAcggtgaagctgctgctgttgg GGGCTGGTGAATCAGGCAAGAGCACCATCGTGAAGCAGATGAA gATCATCCACCAGGATGGTTACACACCCGAGGAGTGCTTGGAGTTCAAGGCCATCATCTATGGCAACATCCTGCAGTCCATCCTGGCCATCATCCGCGCCATGTCCACGCTGGGCATCGACTATGCAGAGTCATCCCGCGCG GACGACGGGCGGCAGCTCTTCAACCTGGCTGACTCCATCGAGGAGGGGACGATGCCCCCGGAGCTCGTGGACTGCATCAAGAAGCTCTGGAAGGATGGGGGTGTCCAGGCTTGCTTCGAGCGCGCCGCCGAGTACCAGCTCAATGACTCGGCTGCATA TTACCTGAACCAACTGGACAGGATCACGGCCCCTGACTACCTGCCCAAcgagcaggatgtgctgaggTCCAGGGTGAAGACCACAGGCATCATCGAGACCAAGTTCTCCGTCAAAGACCTCAATTTCAG GATGTTCGATGTGGGAGGGCAGAGATCAGAGCGCAAGAAGTGGATCCACTGCTTCGAGGGGGTGACCTGCATCATCTTCTGTGGGGCGCTGAGCGCCTACGACATGGTGCTGGTGGAGGACGATGAAGTG AACCGCATGCACGAGTCCCTGCACCTCTTCAACAGTATATGCAACCACAAGTTCTTCGCCGCCACCTCCATCATCCTCTTCCTCAACAAGAAGGACCTGTTTGAGGAGAAGATCAAGAAGGTCCATCTCAGCATCTGCTTCCCCGAGTATGATG gtCCCAACACGTTTGAGGACGCAGGGAATTACATCAAGACACAGTTCCTGGACCTGAACATGCGGAAGGACGTGAAGGAGATTTACAGCCACATGACCTGTGCCACAGACACCCAGAACGTCAAGTTCGTCTTCGATGCCGTCACGGACGTCATCATCAAGGAGAACCTCAAGGACTGTGGCCTCTTCTGA